One Candidatus Bathyarchaeota archaeon A05DMB-5 genomic region harbors:
- a CDS encoding radical SAM protein yields the protein MTFNPYTGCDHHCVYCYASSYIPKFHDCRPKKDLISKLRREAARLKGEIISISNSSDPYPNLEEKTGLMRKCLEILTQSNCKIQIITKSSLVVRDADLLRKASSMVALTITTEDDAAKIIEPNAPPPSKRLRAAEELASKGIPVCVRIDPIIPHVNENCENLIRTLAQIGVKHITASTYKVKPDNWKRFSAAMPKIAERLEPLYFEQGEKIGGYILLPKELRLKLMKTLSATAEKYNIKFATCREGLSYLNTAACDGSWMLSMLPM from the coding sequence TTGACCTTTAATCCTTACACTGGTTGCGACCACCATTGCGTTTACTGTTACGCTTCAAGCTACATTCCAAAATTTCATGATTGCAGACCAAAAAAAGATTTAATTTCAAAACTAAGAAGAGAGGCTGCTCGCCTAAAAGGAGAAATAATCTCAATTTCCAATTCTTCAGACCCCTACCCTAATTTGGAAGAAAAAACTGGTTTAATGCGAAAATGCTTAGAAATTCTAACCCAAAGCAACTGCAAAATCCAAATAATAACAAAATCATCTTTAGTTGTTAGAGACGCGGACCTTTTGAGAAAAGCTTCCTCAATGGTTGCTTTAACAATCACAACAGAAGACGACGCTGCAAAAATCATCGAGCCAAATGCGCCGCCCCCATCAAAACGTTTGAGAGCCGCAGAAGAACTAGCCAGTAAGGGCATTCCAGTGTGTGTACGCATAGACCCAATAATTCCGCATGTAAACGAAAACTGTGAAAATCTTATTAGAACACTCGCTCAGATAGGTGTCAAGCACATAACAGCCTCAACATACAAGGTGAAACCAGATAACTGGAAAAGATTCAGTGCTGCAATGCCGAAAATTGCAGAGAGATTAGAACCACTTTATTTTGAACAAGGCGAAAAAATAGGGGGATACATTCTTCTACCTAAAGAATTACGATTAAAATTAATGAAGACTCTGAGTGCGACTGCTGAGAAGTACAACATAAAATTTGCAACTTGCCGAGAAGGTTTAAGTTATTTGAATACTGCAGCATGTGACGGTTCATGGATGTTAAGTATGTTACCAATGTAG